In Aedes albopictus strain Foshan chromosome 3, AalbF5, whole genome shotgun sequence, the following are encoded in one genomic region:
- the LOC109401606 gene encoding checkpoint protein HUS1, producing the protein MKFRAVITDTLCMRELLDIVTTFSRITRNIAINIQPSKVIVQIEGDVEAGQCLWCEIDASDRKGFFSEFVMDGVDAEHNQIYLMAAASNLVQALSYSKSNSMDYIKIKLVKTDVACLAVEMSGIVHNESDVMNPKVQHHIPVTVAPRSEWSNFDLPLEMVYDLTVMLPSVKALKGLMDKKKNMSPSVTIYATLGGELSLVVETDVVTVASHFKNLQCRRGKPPDGAHDRGEEEQENLEAACKVDSKKLFTLFDSVDFCETKMIANIKNEHLLKIRFEMREKGFMNFILPAVDFE; encoded by the coding sequence ATGAAGTTCCGTGCCGTGATAACGGATACCCTGTGTATGCGCGAACTGCTGGACATTGTGACGACGTTTTCGCGCATCACCCGCAACATCGCCATCAACATCCAACCGTCGAAGGTGATCGTCCAGATCGAAGGCGATGTGGAAGCCGGTCAGTGCTTGTGGTGTGAAATCGATGCCTCCGATCGGAAAGGCTTCTTCAGCGAGTTCGTCATGGATGGGGTGGACGCGGAGCACAACCAGATCTACCTGATGGCCGCGGCTTCCAATCTGGTACAAGCGTTGTCCTACAGCAAGAGCAACTCCATGGATTACATCAAGATAAAGCTGGTGAAGACGGATGTGGCCTGTTTGGCGGTTGAGATGAGTGGGATAGTGCACAACGAGAGCGACGTCATGAACCCGAAGGTGCAGCATCACATTCCGGTTACGGTGGCTCCCCGCAGCGAGTGGAGCAATTTCGATCTTCCGTTGGAGATGGTATACGACCTGACCGTTATGCTCCCGTCGGTTAAAGCCCTGAAGGGCCTGATGGACAAGAAGAAGAACATGTCCCCTTCGGTGACGATCTATGCCACCCTGGGCGGGGAGTTGTCGTTGGTCGTGGAAACGGATGTCGTTACGGTGGCCAGCCATTTCAAGAATCTACAGTGCAGACGGGGAAAACCGCCGGATGGTGCTCATGATAGAGGAGAGGAAGAGCAGGAAAACCTGGAGGCAGCCTGCAAGGTGGACTCCAAGAAGTTGTTCACGTTGTTCGATAGCGTGGACTTTTGCGAAACGAAAATGATTGCCAATATCAAGAATGAGCATTTGCTTAAAATTCGGTTCGAAATGAGAGAGAAAGGATTTATGAACTTTATTCTGCCGGCGGTGGATTTTGAATAA